Proteins encoded by one window of Acetivibrio thermocellus ATCC 27405:
- a CDS encoding C-GCAxxG-C-C family protein, producing the protein MNGKSERAVELFKEGYNCSQAVLAAYCEDVGIDMKTALMIASPFGGGIGRLREVCGAASAMFMIAGLKYGYVDPKDMNAKKEHYELVQKLVERFKEENGSIICRELLGLNVVHDKPEPEKRTEGYYKKRPCAEIVRSAAEIVDELLKT; encoded by the coding sequence TTGAACGGTAAATCCGAACGGGCTGTTGAGTTGTTTAAGGAAGGATACAATTGTTCCCAGGCGGTTCTTGCGGCATATTGCGAAGATGTTGGAATTGACATGAAAACTGCATTAATGATTGCTTCTCCCTTTGGAGGCGGTATCGGAAGACTCAGAGAGGTTTGCGGAGCTGCCTCGGCCATGTTTATGATTGCCGGATTAAAGTACGGGTATGTGGACCCGAAGGACATGAATGCAAAAAAGGAGCATTATGAGTTGGTCCAAAAACTTGTGGAAAGGTTTAAGGAAGAGAACGGTTCTATAATATGCAGAGAGCTTTTGGGACTCAATGTGGTTCATGACAAACCTGAACCTGAGAAAAGGACGGAGGGTTATTATAAAAAGCGGCCATGTGCGGAAATAGTAAGAAGTGCGGCTGAAATTGTTGATGAGTTGTTAAAAACGTAA
- a CDS encoding glycosyl hydrolase 53 family protein, whose protein sequence is MLSKITKLTVIFILILSVTFLSMPKTYTQAAPTFAKGADVSWLPEMEANGYKFYNDDGIEQDCLQILKDHGIDSIRLRVWVNPPNGYCNKEETIKMALRAKKMGFRIMINFHYSDSWADPGKQTKPAAWAKYDFNGLMKAVYDYTYDVMSALKANGITPEWVQVGNETNNGMLWEDGKATNSMRNFAWLINCGYDAVKAVSPETKVIVHIANGYDNALYRWIFDGITANGARFDVIGMSLYPTASDWPQLTNQCLNNMKDMISRYGKEIMICEIGMDYWEAQACKDFITDIIQKTKSLPDNKGLGVFYWEPQCYNWQYYNKGAFDLSGKPTIALDAFLTSDTPDNLIYGDLNGDGRVNSTDYTLLKRYLLGAIQTFPYERGIKAADLNLDGRINSTDYTVLKRYLLNAIPSLPVK, encoded by the coding sequence ATGTTATCGAAAATTACAAAACTTACTGTTATCTTTATCCTCATCCTGTCTGTCACATTTCTTTCAATGCCCAAAACTTACACACAAGCGGCTCCAACTTTTGCAAAGGGGGCTGATGTAAGCTGGCTGCCGGAGATGGAGGCAAACGGCTACAAATTTTATAATGACGACGGGATTGAGCAGGATTGTCTTCAAATTTTAAAAGACCATGGGATAGACTCAATCAGACTCAGGGTATGGGTCAATCCTCCAAACGGTTACTGCAACAAAGAAGAGACAATTAAGATGGCATTAAGAGCTAAAAAAATGGGATTCAGAATAATGATAAACTTTCATTACAGTGACTCATGGGCCGACCCGGGGAAACAAACAAAACCGGCAGCATGGGCCAAATATGATTTTAACGGCTTGATGAAAGCTGTATATGACTATACATATGATGTCATGAGCGCTTTGAAAGCCAACGGCATAACTCCCGAGTGGGTTCAGGTTGGAAATGAAACCAATAACGGCATGCTGTGGGAAGACGGCAAGGCAACGAACAGCATGAGGAATTTTGCATGGCTCATCAACTGCGGTTATGATGCCGTAAAAGCGGTAAGTCCTGAAACTAAAGTTATAGTTCATATTGCAAATGGATATGACAATGCATTGTACAGATGGATATTTGATGGAATTACCGCAAACGGTGCAAGATTTGACGTAATAGGTATGTCGCTGTATCCTACGGCGTCTGACTGGCCACAATTGACAAACCAGTGTCTAAACAATATGAAAGACATGATATCAAGATACGGAAAAGAAATAATGATATGTGAGATTGGAATGGATTACTGGGAGGCGCAGGCTTGCAAAGACTTTATTACCGATATAATTCAAAAGACAAAATCCCTGCCCGATAATAAAGGCCTTGGAGTATTCTACTGGGAGCCTCAATGTTATAACTGGCAGTATTATAATAAAGGAGCCTTTGATTTATCCGGAAAACCCACAATTGCGCTGGATGCGTTTTTGACCTCCGATACACCGGATAATCTTATTTATGGAGATTTGAACGGTGACGGACGCGTGAATTCCACGGACTACACTTTGCTGAAGAGATATTTGCTTGGCGCTATACAAACTTTCCCTTATGAAAGGGGAATTAAGGCTGCGGACCTGAATTTGGACGGTCGTATCAATTCGACTGATTATACTGTGCTAAAAAGATATTTACTCAATGCCATACCATCACTTCCTGTAAAATAG
- the mntR gene encoding transcriptional regulator MntR, which produces MENSEFHTVRGYQLIEQEKKLLTSAMEDYLEMIFRNIKKEGYMRINTLAEMLNVRPSSATKMVQKLSEKGFVEYKRYGIITLTEKGKALGEFLLKRHNIIEKFLRSIGISDNLLIETELIEHNLSVDTLRSIDELNSFFEEYPEILEKFRRYKNKKAKK; this is translated from the coding sequence ATGGAAAACAGCGAATTTCACACGGTCAGAGGATATCAGCTTATCGAACAGGAGAAAAAACTTCTGACATCTGCCATGGAGGATTATCTTGAAATGATTTTCAGAAATATAAAAAAGGAAGGATATATGCGCATCAATACGTTGGCGGAGATGTTGAATGTAAGGCCTTCATCGGCAACTAAAATGGTTCAAAAACTTTCTGAAAAAGGATTTGTAGAGTATAAGAGGTATGGTATTATTACTCTTACAGAAAAAGGAAAAGCACTGGGCGAGTTTCTTCTGAAAAGGCACAATATAATTGAAAAATTTTTAAGAAGTATCGGAATCAGTGACAACCTTTTGATAGAAACGGAGCTTATTGAACATAATCTCAGTGTTGACACTTTAAGAAGTATTGATGAGCTGAACAGCTTTTTTGAAGAGTATCCTGAAATTTTGGAAAAATTCCGGCGATATAAAAATAAAAAAGCAAAGAAATAA
- a CDS encoding FeoA family protein, which yields MAGKQITLASLPIGKKARVKSLTLDGTIRRRIMDLGLVSDTIVEALQKSPSGDPTAYHIRGAVIALRSEEASKIMVEVN from the coding sequence ATGGCCGGAAAACAAATTACATTAGCTTCCTTGCCCATAGGAAAAAAAGCAAGAGTAAAATCCCTTACCCTGGATGGAACAATACGCAGGAGAATAATGGATCTCGGACTGGTTTCAGATACTATTGTGGAGGCTTTGCAAAAAAGTCCTTCCGGTGACCCTACCGCTTATCATATTCGTGGTGCGGTAATTGCCCTTCGTTCCGAAGAAGCGAGTAAAATCATGGTCGAAGTAAATTAA
- the feoB gene encoding ferrous iron transport protein B, with protein MGLTSQSTGAGVLENKLTIVKSTPVDKVIALAGNPNVGKSTVFNSLTGLNQHTGNWPGKTVTNAQGRYKHKDKNFIMVDIPGTYSLMANSVEEEVARDFVCFGQPDATVVVTDATCLERNLNLVLQTLEITNKVVVCVNLIDEAERKKIKIDYNKLSKHLGVPVIPTNARSNKGLDKLMDAVYEISTKETTSHPIKITYDDIVEEAIKMIQPKIETIAGEKINSRWVALKLLDNDGALLESLNNFLGFNLLDDNELAELVDMAKKHLLNNGIGQNQLRDKIVTRLVKIAEEICQSVITFENKQYDHLDRKIDKILTSRVFGIPVMLAMLGVIFWITITGANYPSQMLSTLFFWIEERLTDFFVWAKAPKWLHGLLVTGAYRTLAWVVSVMLPPMAIFFPLFTLLEDLGYLPRVAFNLDNFFKKACAHGKQSLTMCMGFGCNAAGVIGCRIIDSPRERLIATITNNFVPCNGRFPTLIAIITMFFVGNFAGFSQSVLSTLFLTGVILLGIVMTLLVSKLLSKTILKGLPSSFALELPPYRKPQIGRIIVRSIFDRTLFVLGRAVSVAIPAGFVIWIMANIYVGEQSLLSLCAGFLDPFARLIGLDGYILMAFILGFPANEIVVPIIIMSYMSSESMMELENLNQLKQLLVDNGWTWVTALCVMLFSLMHWPCSTTCLTIRKETQSWKWTLVSFLVPTLSGIVICFIVANLARLLALV; from the coding sequence ATGGGGCTTACGAGTCAATCCACAGGAGCAGGTGTTCTGGAAAACAAACTTACCATTGTAAAAAGCACGCCTGTTGACAAAGTCATAGCACTTGCCGGAAACCCCAACGTTGGTAAAAGCACGGTATTCAACAGTCTTACGGGATTGAACCAACACACGGGAAACTGGCCGGGCAAGACTGTCACCAACGCCCAGGGAAGATACAAACATAAAGATAAAAACTTTATCATGGTTGATATACCGGGTACATATTCTCTCATGGCCAACTCAGTGGAAGAAGAAGTGGCAAGGGATTTTGTATGCTTTGGCCAGCCTGACGCCACCGTTGTTGTAACTGACGCCACATGCCTTGAGAGAAATTTGAACCTGGTGCTCCAAACCCTTGAAATCACAAACAAAGTTGTCGTTTGCGTTAACTTAATCGATGAAGCAGAAAGAAAAAAAATAAAAATTGACTACAACAAACTTTCAAAGCATCTGGGGGTTCCTGTCATTCCTACAAATGCCAGAAGCAACAAAGGACTTGACAAACTAATGGATGCAGTTTATGAAATTTCAACCAAAGAAACAACATCCCATCCTATAAAAATTACCTATGATGACATTGTGGAAGAGGCAATTAAAATGATTCAGCCAAAAATTGAAACGATAGCCGGAGAAAAAATTAACAGCCGTTGGGTGGCACTTAAGCTTTTGGACAATGACGGTGCTTTGCTGGAGTCATTGAACAATTTCCTCGGTTTTAATCTTCTGGATGATAACGAACTTGCAGAACTTGTAGACATGGCAAAAAAACACCTTTTGAATAACGGTATCGGGCAAAATCAGCTTAGAGATAAAATTGTTACACGGCTGGTGAAAATTGCAGAAGAAATCTGCCAAAGCGTAATTACCTTTGAGAACAAACAATACGACCATTTAGACAGGAAAATAGACAAAATCCTGACATCAAGGGTTTTCGGAATACCCGTCATGCTTGCCATGCTTGGGGTAATTTTCTGGATTACAATCACAGGAGCAAACTATCCTTCACAAATGCTTTCAACTTTATTTTTCTGGATAGAGGAAAGACTAACCGACTTTTTTGTATGGGCAAAAGCTCCCAAATGGCTTCATGGATTGTTGGTGACGGGAGCCTACAGAACTTTGGCATGGGTTGTATCGGTTATGTTGCCTCCGATGGCCATATTCTTCCCATTGTTTACTCTGCTCGAAGACCTGGGGTATCTTCCCAGAGTTGCTTTTAACCTTGACAATTTCTTTAAGAAAGCTTGCGCTCACGGCAAACAATCTCTGACCATGTGCATGGGTTTTGGCTGCAATGCCGCCGGAGTCATTGGATGCCGAATAATCGACTCACCGCGCGAAAGGCTGATAGCCACAATTACCAACAATTTTGTACCCTGCAACGGTCGTTTCCCAACTCTGATTGCAATAATAACCATGTTCTTTGTGGGAAATTTTGCAGGTTTTTCTCAATCGGTGCTTTCAACGCTCTTTTTGACCGGAGTAATCCTTTTGGGTATTGTGATGACGTTGCTTGTTTCAAAACTTCTGTCCAAAACAATATTAAAAGGACTTCCTTCTTCCTTCGCCCTGGAACTTCCGCCGTACCGGAAGCCCCAAATAGGCAGAATTATCGTAAGGTCCATATTTGACAGAACTTTGTTCGTGCTTGGCAGGGCTGTTTCAGTAGCCATTCCCGCAGGGTTTGTAATATGGATTATGGCAAACATTTATGTTGGAGAACAAAGCCTGTTATCCCTTTGCGCAGGTTTCCTCGATCCCTTTGCCAGATTAATCGGACTGGACGGCTACATCCTAATGGCTTTCATTCTCGGTTTTCCTGCCAATGAAATCGTGGTTCCGATAATTATAATGAGCTATATGTCATCTGAAAGCATGATGGAACTTGAAAACTTAAACCAGCTAAAACAGCTGCTTGTGGACAACGGCTGGACTTGGGTCACGGCACTGTGTGTCATGCTGTTCTCCCTGATGCACTGGCCTTGCAGCACCACCTGTCTGACCATTAGAAAAGAAACACAGAGCTGGAAATGGACTTTAGTATCATTTTTAGTTCCAACTCTGTCAGGTATTGTAATTTGTTTTATAGTTGCGAATTTGGCAAGACTTCTCGCACTGGTTTAG
- a CDS encoding CotH kinase family protein, translated as MDENVNPKMVFKIVVTILCIALLITGMALVPKAFPNAAEADAQPDYIYKIFNDNVVNEINIEMDENDFEWLLENATLEEYRSCNITINGETFYNVGIRPKGNSSLSQIARSDSKRFSFKLDFSEYIDGQTYYGAEKIVLNNIMSDKTYMKEYLSYKLFDFMGVPSSACAYSNIRINGKDWGLYLAVEVIDESYIERHFGSVNGNLYKPEAMEIGGDRGEERGGQQNGGPNAMPFMRGRREQMQNAPGAEQRQNEAGREQVPNQFGMRQMPGGIEREQMPDRPGREEISNRDGTKQIQNQETKEQNSNESGMQQIPNGFGAQGRFGGFIGGFGRMGARGGADLKYIDDSPSSYWAIRNNAVFRTTTDADFKKVIEMIKKLNEGTDLEKYLDVDEILRFWAVNTFLVNLDGYSGGMYHNYYLYEENGVFSILPWDFNLSFAGFGINDASRAVNFPIDNPVTGNLENAPLIGKLLEVPEYKERYHGYLREIVEKYIYSGVYENSINRINALISDYVKNDATAFYTFEEYQKGVQAILTFGKDRAKSILAQLEGSQPSTSYGSIETTLNLSDMGGMGGMRGGMQPPRNMQIPDGMQIPGDMRMPNGIQMPDDMQMPDGMQIPGGMRMPDGMQIPDGMQMPDGGQMPNGMQMPNGMQMPNGMQPPGNMRFRGGMEMFRDNQQSETQSTVLILSVAALIPGLIFVAKFKRRKYRA; from the coding sequence TTGGATGAAAATGTAAATCCAAAAATGGTTTTCAAGATAGTGGTAACGATACTATGCATAGCTCTCCTTATAACCGGTATGGCTCTTGTTCCAAAAGCTTTTCCAAATGCAGCAGAAGCTGATGCGCAGCCGGATTATATATACAAGATATTTAACGACAATGTGGTAAACGAAATAAACATTGAAATGGATGAGAATGATTTCGAATGGCTGTTGGAAAATGCCACTTTGGAGGAATATAGAAGCTGCAATATAACAATTAACGGTGAGACCTTTTATAATGTGGGTATCAGGCCAAAGGGAAATTCCAGTCTTTCACAGATTGCGAGAAGTGATTCGAAGCGTTTTAGTTTCAAGCTTGATTTTAGTGAATATATCGACGGACAGACATATTACGGGGCGGAGAAAATAGTTTTAAACAACATTATGTCGGATAAGACGTATATGAAAGAATATCTTTCCTATAAGCTGTTTGATTTTATGGGGGTACCTTCGTCGGCATGTGCGTATTCCAACATCAGAATAAACGGTAAGGACTGGGGATTGTATCTTGCGGTTGAAGTAATTGATGAAAGCTATATTGAAAGGCATTTTGGAAGCGTAAACGGCAATTTGTATAAACCTGAGGCTATGGAGATTGGAGGAGACCGCGGAGAAGAGCGAGGTGGACAGCAAAACGGCGGCCCCAATGCAATGCCGTTTATGAGGGGCCGCAGAGAACAGATGCAAAATGCCCCCGGAGCGGAACAGAGGCAAAATGAAGCCGGGAGAGAACAAGTGCCAAATCAATTTGGAATGCGGCAAATGCCGGGTGGAATCGAAAGAGAACAGATGCCAGACAGACCGGGAAGAGAGGAGATATCAAATAGGGACGGAACAAAGCAGATTCAAAATCAAGAAACAAAAGAGCAAAACTCAAATGAATCCGGGATGCAGCAAATACCGAATGGATTCGGGGCTCAGGGGAGATTTGGCGGTTTTATAGGCGGATTTGGCAGAATGGGAGCAAGAGGCGGTGCCGACCTAAAATATATAGATGATTCTCCGTCCAGTTATTGGGCCATAAGAAACAATGCGGTTTTCAGAACCACTACGGATGCAGACTTTAAAAAAGTGATTGAGATGATTAAGAAACTCAATGAGGGGACCGACCTTGAGAAATATCTTGATGTGGATGAAATACTGAGATTCTGGGCGGTGAATACATTCCTGGTCAATCTGGATGGTTACAGTGGAGGTATGTATCACAATTATTATCTTTATGAAGAGAACGGGGTGTTTTCAATTTTGCCCTGGGATTTCAACCTGTCATTTGCCGGTTTTGGAATAAATGATGCTTCTCGTGCGGTGAATTTTCCGATAGATAATCCTGTAACGGGAAATTTAGAGAACGCTCCGCTCATAGGCAAGCTCTTGGAGGTGCCTGAATACAAGGAACGTTATCATGGTTATTTAAGAGAGATTGTGGAAAAGTATATTTATAGTGGTGTATATGAAAATTCCATAAACAGAATAAATGCGCTTATCAGTGATTATGTAAAGAATGATGCAACTGCGTTTTATACGTTTGAGGAATATCAGAAGGGTGTACAGGCGATTCTGACCTTTGGAAAGGACAGGGCAAAAAGTATTTTGGCTCAACTTGAAGGAAGCCAGCCTTCGACCTCATATGGCAGCATAGAAACGACGTTGAATCTGTCGGATATGGGAGGCATGGGCGGTATGAGAGGAGGCATGCAGCCGCCCCGTAACATGCAGATACCGGACGGAATGCAGATACCGGGTGATATGCGAATGCCGAACGGAATACAGATGCCGGATGATATGCAAATGCCGGACGGAATGCAGATACCGGGTGGTATGCGAATGCCGGACGGAATGCAGATACCGGATGGTATGCAAATGCCGGATGGTGGACAGATGCCGAACGGAATGCAGATGCCAAATGGAATGCAAATGCCGAACGGTATGCAGCCACCTGGCAATATGCGGTTCCGTGGTGGCATGGAAATGTTTCGCGACAACCAACAATCCGAAACTCAAAGTACAGTTTTAATATTGTCGGTTGCCGCACTTATTCCGGGATTGATATTTGTTGCAAAATTTAAAAGAAGAAAATATAGAGCATAG
- a CDS encoding DUF4956 domain-containing protein, with translation MRNQINFNDIFKSSFLEKVSSVSLLDAAIAFGLAFCIGLFIYFVYKKTYKGVMYSRTFSISLIALTMITTLMILAVTSNVVLSLGMVGALSIVRFRSAIKDPMDIAYLFWSIAVGIVLGAGLIPLAVFGSLFIGIILVLFVNRNSIDNPYILVVNCEDDKAESNVMNIIKDKVRKYVVKSKTITGGKGIEVAVEVRLKSMETEFVNEISRQNGVLSAVMVSYNGDYMS, from the coding sequence ATGAGAAATCAGATAAACTTCAATGATATTTTCAAATCAAGCTTTTTGGAGAAGGTGTCGAGTGTTTCGCTGTTGGATGCTGCTATTGCTTTTGGATTGGCGTTTTGTATCGGCCTGTTCATATATTTTGTGTACAAGAAAACTTATAAAGGAGTCATGTATTCAAGAACCTTCAGCATTTCACTGATAGCTCTCACAATGATAACCACCCTGATGATACTTGCAGTGACTTCCAATGTGGTGCTGTCCCTCGGTATGGTTGGTGCTCTGTCGATTGTAAGATTCCGTTCAGCTATAAAGGACCCTATGGACATTGCATATCTTTTCTGGTCAATAGCAGTTGGTATAGTATTGGGAGCAGGGCTCATACCTTTGGCTGTGTTCGGTTCACTCTTTATAGGAATAATACTGGTATTGTTTGTAAACAGGAACAGTATCGACAATCCTTATATTTTGGTGGTAAACTGCGAAGATGACAAGGCAGAAAGCAATGTGATGAATATAATCAAAGATAAAGTAAGGAAATATGTTGTAAAGTCAAAGACCATAACGGGAGGAAAAGGAATAGAGGTTGCGGTTGAAGTACGCCTAAAAAGCATGGAAACGGAATTTGTAAATGAGATAAGCAGACAAAATGGGGTTTTAAGTGCTGTTATGGTAAGCTATAACGGAGATTATATGAGTTAA
- a CDS encoding polyphosphate polymerase domain-containing protein, producing MEKVKFRHEIKHYINAGDCLLLRRKLRCVMKTDSNAGPDGSYLVRSLYFDTPADKALMEKIDGVDNREKIRIRLYNHDDSFIKLEKKIKVNGLTAKFSANITKEQCKDILNGNIEWMKNSDDPLVVEIYHKMLHQQLKPRTIVDYIREAYVYNPGNVRVTIDKSIRTGLVSNDLFNRELPTVETLPRQLALLEVKYDEFLPEIINDILQIGDRQKLSVSKYALCRMYY from the coding sequence ATGGAAAAAGTAAAATTCCGCCATGAGATAAAGCATTATATCAATGCGGGGGATTGCCTGTTACTGAGAAGAAAATTAAGATGTGTCATGAAGACGGATTCAAATGCGGGACCTGACGGGTCTTACCTTGTACGGAGCTTGTATTTTGATACTCCGGCAGACAAGGCACTGATGGAGAAAATTGACGGAGTGGATAACCGCGAAAAAATCCGTATCCGTCTGTATAATCATGATGATTCGTTTATAAAGCTTGAGAAAAAGATAAAGGTAAACGGCCTTACAGCCAAATTCAGCGCAAATATCACAAAAGAGCAATGCAAAGATATATTAAATGGAAATATTGAATGGATGAAAAACTCAGATGATCCGTTAGTGGTTGAGATATACCATAAGATGCTGCATCAGCAGCTAAAGCCGCGTACCATTGTGGATTATATCAGGGAAGCCTATGTTTACAACCCTGGAAATGTAAGGGTTACAATTGATAAATCCATAAGGACGGGGCTTGTGAGCAATGATTTGTTTAACAGGGAACTTCCCACGGTGGAAACTCTCCCTCGGCAGCTGGCGTTGCTTGAAGTAAAGTATGATGAATTTCTCCCTGAGATAATAAATGATATTCTACAGATTGGTGACCGTCAAAAACTTTCAGTGTCAAAATACGCTCTTTGCAGGATGTATTATTAA
- a CDS encoding response regulator transcription factor, with protein MENKKLIYIADDEINICNIIKSFLVKEGYDVETFTDGRSILEAFNKKPADLLVIDIMMPEIDGFSLCSTIRRQSSVPIIIVSAKDTEPDKIAGLTLGSDDYLTKPFSPMELIARIKSIFRRIELDKMHNDSVREIRIGDIVINVDKKQAEFNGKNIGLTGTEFNLLYYLAKNKNRAVSRSELLDKVWGFENYVETRATDDTIKRLRKKLSDSGSSLKIETVWGFGFKVNEEG; from the coding sequence ATGGAAAACAAAAAACTAATCTATATCGCCGACGATGAGATAAATATCTGCAACATTATAAAGTCCTTTCTTGTTAAAGAAGGATACGACGTTGAAACTTTCACCGACGGGCGTTCAATACTGGAAGCTTTCAATAAAAAGCCTGCAGATTTACTTGTAATAGATATAATGATGCCAGAAATAGACGGATTTTCCCTTTGTTCAACAATCCGCCGTCAAAGCTCCGTTCCAATTATAATTGTATCCGCCAAGGATACTGAGCCGGACAAAATAGCAGGCCTCACGCTGGGCAGTGACGATTACCTTACAAAGCCTTTCAGTCCCATGGAACTCATTGCCAGGATAAAAAGCATATTTAGAAGAATAGAACTGGACAAAATGCATAATGACTCGGTACGGGAAATCAGAATTGGAGATATTGTCATAAATGTCGATAAAAAACAGGCTGAATTTAACGGGAAAAACATCGGACTTACCGGCACGGAATTCAATCTGCTCTATTACCTTGCCAAAAACAAAAACAGGGCGGTAAGCCGCAGTGAACTTCTGGACAAGGTATGGGGCTTTGAAAATTATGTGGAAACGAGGGCCACTGACGACACGATAAAAAGACTTAGAAAAAAGCTTTCCGACAGCGGTTCTTCTCTTAAAATTGAAACGGTGTGGGGTTTTGGTTTCAAAGTTAATGAAGAAGGATGA
- a CDS encoding sensor histidine kinase produces MKKNTIKWRIFKYNIIAISVLLALTTIVFNITIQSYIKNDIKEQLSTIAQRVEDTALYRGPDFFPPQEPQRPRPLPGRQNGMFRENNDLFRFYFFLDRSLREPLSILNADFILLDNNMDIITPPEGDFFKPSGEIANEIISKIKKLDGSKVQEYVYFNVNNTDYISIVKPVSDKNSFGLGWLIIYSSLQKVNQLKLGINMILIVIVLLSALIFAIFSSLAAKKISAPFSSLNQHIRAIAERNFGVKIEMPVDAELQELVNSINIMSEKLESYDKAQKTFFQNASHEFRTPLMSIQSYAEGIKYDVVDKNTAADIIIDETKRMTHLVEDLLYLSRLDTIEENYRFADLDFKDFINACQERMYGIASKSGINLEVENINEPVVVYADEEKLFRAFANIIGNCIRYANNTVSIVPKIIDRSKIEIVIRDDGPGIDSNELPNIFERFYKGKKGNVGLGLAISKNIIERHNGKITARNSESGAVFTIVLPVKQS; encoded by the coding sequence ATGAAGAAAAATACAATTAAATGGAGAATTTTCAAATACAACATTATTGCAATTTCGGTTTTATTGGCATTGACAACTATCGTGTTCAATATTACCATCCAGTCCTATATCAAAAACGACATTAAGGAGCAGCTAAGTACAATTGCTCAACGCGTTGAAGACACTGCTTTGTACAGGGGACCCGACTTTTTCCCTCCCCAGGAACCGCAAAGGCCCCGTCCTTTGCCGGGCAGGCAAAACGGTATGTTTCGGGAAAATAACGATTTATTCAGGTTTTATTTCTTTTTGGACCGTTCCTTAAGAGAACCTCTTTCGATTTTAAACGCCGATTTTATACTTCTTGACAACAACATGGACATAATCACGCCGCCGGAAGGAGACTTTTTCAAACCTTCCGGTGAAATAGCAAATGAAATAATAAGTAAAATAAAAAAATTGGATGGTTCCAAGGTCCAGGAGTATGTTTACTTTAATGTAAACAATACCGATTATATTTCCATTGTCAAACCCGTTTCCGATAAAAACTCCTTTGGATTGGGCTGGTTGATTATTTACTCGAGCCTTCAAAAAGTCAATCAGCTAAAGCTGGGTATAAATATGATACTTATTGTCATTGTGCTTTTATCGGCGCTGATTTTTGCCATATTTTCTTCTCTTGCGGCAAAAAAAATATCAGCCCCGTTTTCCTCTTTAAATCAGCATATCAGGGCCATTGCCGAAAGAAATTTCGGCGTGAAAATCGAAATGCCGGTGGATGCGGAACTTCAAGAGCTGGTAAACAGCATAAATATTATGTCCGAAAAACTGGAGTCCTATGATAAAGCCCAGAAGACCTTTTTCCAAAATGCCTCCCATGAGTTCAGAACCCCCCTTATGTCCATCCAAAGCTATGCAGAAGGTATAAAATACGACGTGGTGGACAAAAATACCGCCGCAGATATTATAATTGACGAAACAAAACGGATGACCCACCTTGTGGAAGATTTGCTGTACCTTTCGCGCCTTGATACAATTGAGGAAAATTATCGTTTTGCCGACCTTGACTTCAAGGATTTTATAAATGCCTGCCAGGAACGTATGTATGGCATAGCGTCAAAAAGCGGCATCAATCTTGAGGTTGAAAACATAAATGAACCCGTTGTGGTATATGCCGACGAGGAAAAGCTTTTTCGTGCTTTTGCAAATATCATTGGCAACTGCATCCGATATGCCAACAATACCGTAAGCATTGTTCCAAAAATTATTGACCGCTCCAAAATTGAAATTGTCATCCGGGATGACGGCCCCGGAATAGATTCCAATGAACTTCCCAATATTTTTGAAAGGTTTTACAAGGGCAAAAAAGGTAATGTGGGACTGGGTCTTGCCATCAGCAAAAACATAATTGAAAGGCATAACGGAAAAATCACGGCCCGAAACTCAGAATCCGGTGCAGTATTTACCATTGTGCTTCCTGTCAAACAATCCTAA